From Merismopedia glauca CCAP 1448/3, the proteins below share one genomic window:
- a CDS encoding mechanosensitive ion channel family protein, producing the protein MRVCDRSGKLLTFGRGSSDSFRISVVFDVLINLVVSVEVTAVWQKIQGMANEFMVLLPNLVLALIVFAIFFFIARTLKRTVKKMTRSHRQARNLGLVLGRLAQGTTILAGLFIALSIVIPSIKAADLVQLLGISGVAIGFAFRDILQNFLAGILILLTEPFQIDDQIVFKDFEGTVEQIQTRATMIRTYDGRRIVIPNSELFTNSVTVNTAFNNRRLEHDIGIGYGDDIDTARELILEAMNETDGVLKNPASDAIVVELAGSTVNIRARWWVQPPRRADILDLQDRVLTNIKNKLIANGIDLPFPTQQILFHDQTEATDGDRTRQREGWSAGKGEVPKSHSISSAIRQLAESQSQRNGAKEGNRSSANHNPAQNDR; encoded by the coding sequence TGCGATCGCTCAGGCAAACTACTAACCTTTGGTAGAGGCTCGTCTGATAGTTTTCGTATTAGTGTTGTCTTTGACGTGTTGATTAATCTGGTTGTGAGTGTAGAAGTAACCGCCGTTTGGCAGAAAATTCAGGGAATGGCAAATGAATTCATGGTTTTATTGCCTAACCTCGTGCTGGCGTTGATTGTATTCGCAATTTTCTTTTTTATTGCCAGAACATTGAAGCGAACAGTCAAAAAAATGACGCGCTCTCATCGTCAGGCTCGTAATCTAGGATTAGTGTTGGGGAGATTAGCTCAAGGGACAACTATTCTCGCAGGCTTGTTTATTGCCCTATCAATCGTGATTCCCTCTATCAAAGCTGCCGATCTGGTGCAGCTACTGGGGATTAGTGGGGTGGCGATCGGGTTTGCGTTTCGGGATATTCTGCAAAACTTCTTGGCGGGTATTTTAATCCTCCTGACTGAACCCTTTCAAATTGACGATCAAATCGTATTCAAAGATTTTGAGGGAACTGTAGAACAGATTCAAACACGAGCGACAATGATTAGAACCTACGATGGTCGGCGGATTGTCATTCCCAATTCAGAATTATTTACCAATTCAGTCACTGTCAACACCGCGTTTAACAATCGCCGCTTGGAGCATGACATCGGCATTGGTTACGGCGATGATATCGATACTGCCAGAGAGTTAATTTTAGAGGCAATGAATGAAACTGATGGAGTATTAAAAAACCCTGCCTCTGATGCGATCGTGGTAGAACTAGCAGGTAGCACAGTTAATATTCGCGCTCGGTGGTGGGTGCAACCACCTCGTCGTGCCGATATTTTAGACCTGCAAGATCGCGTATTAACAAATATCAAAAATAAGCTAATAGCGAATGGGATCGATCTGCCCTTCCCAACACAGCAGATTTTATTCCACGACCAGACCGAAGCCACCGATGGCGATCGCACCCGTCAACGAGAAGGCTGGTCCGCCGGAAAAGGCGAAGTTCCCAAGTCACACAGTATCAGCAGCGCTATCAGACAGCTTGCTGAGAGCCAATCTCAACGCAATGGCGCTAAAGAGGGTAATCGATCTTCAGCGAATCACAATCCGGCTCAGAACGATCGATGA